The Metabacillus schmidteae genome has a segment encoding these proteins:
- the fabL gene encoding enoyl-[acyl-carrier-protein] reductase FabL, protein MTQNKVALITGSSRGIGKAAALRLAEKGYDIVVNYARSKTAALEVVEQIEKLGVKAIAVKANVGKPDKIKELFAAIEEEFGRLDVFVSNAASGVQKPAMELEESHWDWTMNINSKALLFCAQEAAKLMEKNGGGFIVSTSSLGSIRYLENYTTVGVSKAALEALTRYLAVELSPKNIIVNAVSGGAVDTDALKHFPNREELLEDAKKNTPAGRMVEIEDMVNAIEFLVTDKASMIRGQTIIVDGGRSLLV, encoded by the coding sequence ATGACCCAAAATAAAGTAGCACTCATTACAGGAAGCAGCCGTGGAATAGGAAAAGCTGCGGCCCTTCGTTTAGCTGAAAAAGGATATGACATAGTTGTCAATTATGCTAGAAGTAAAACAGCTGCATTAGAGGTTGTGGAGCAAATTGAAAAGCTGGGCGTAAAAGCAATTGCCGTCAAAGCAAATGTTGGAAAACCGGACAAAATTAAAGAGCTTTTCGCAGCAATTGAGGAAGAGTTTGGGAGACTGGACGTATTTGTAAGTAATGCAGCGTCCGGTGTTCAAAAACCTGCAATGGAGCTTGAAGAAAGTCACTGGGATTGGACGATGAATATTAACAGCAAAGCATTGCTGTTTTGCGCACAAGAAGCCGCAAAGCTTATGGAGAAAAATGGCGGAGGCTTTATCGTTAGCACGAGCTCTTTAGGTTCTATCCGTTATTTAGAAAATTACACAACAGTTGGCGTTTCAAAAGCAGCCTTAGAAGCTCTTACTAGATATTTAGCTGTTGAGCTTTCTCCAAAAAATATCATTGTAAATGCAGTATCAGGTGGAGCTGTCGACACAGATGCCCTAAAGCACTTCCCAAATCGTGAAGAGCTGCTTGAGGATGCGAAGAAAAATACGCCTGCAGGACGAATGGTTGAAATAGAAGACATGGTAAATGCGATTGAGTTTTTAGTAACAGATAAAGCTTCTATGATCAGAGGTCAAACAATCATCGTTGATGGTGGCCGTTCTTTGCTTGTTTAA
- a CDS encoding gamma-type small acid-soluble spore protein — protein sequence MAQNNKTQSGTNIQHVKQQNAQSAQAGQAGQFGTEFASETDVQHVKKYNQQAEANKGQNS from the coding sequence ATGGCACAAAACAACAAAACACAATCAGGTACAAACATCCAACACGTAAAACAACAAAACGCTCAAAGTGCTCAAGCTGGCCAAGCTGGTCAATTTGGTACTGAGTTTGCAAGCGAAACTGATGTTCAACATGTAAAAAAATACAACCAACAAGCTGAAGCTAACAAAGGTCAAAACTCTTAA
- a CDS encoding YgaB family protein, producing the protein MNFDQLVGEQLKTMDKLLYLQSEIERCQDLKSQLDILQDEAKLESIQDEIENMKNELTMIQQVFEKQTQEVIKSYEDQKFETVS; encoded by the coding sequence ATGAATTTTGATCAATTGGTAGGAGAGCAATTAAAAACGATGGATAAATTATTATATTTACAGTCGGAAATTGAAAGATGTCAAGATCTTAAGAGTCAATTGGATATTTTACAAGATGAAGCGAAACTGGAATCCATTCAGGATGAAATAGAGAATATGAAAAATGAATTAACAATGATCCAGCAGGTATTTGAAAAACAAACACAAGAAGTGATTAAATCCTATGAGGATCAAAAATTCGAAACGGTTTCGTAA
- the ntdP gene encoding nucleoside tri-diphosphate phosphatase codes for MGFPREGDKIQIHSYKHNGYIHRVWEESTVLKGSQHCIIGGNDRTIVTESDGRTWVTREPAICYFHARHWFNIIGMLREDGVYYYCNISSPFVWDDEALKYIDYDLDVKVYPDMTYTILDEDEYELHSKMMNYPEVIDLILRKNLDTLLRWIRQKKGPFAPEFIDEWYERYLTYVK; via the coding sequence GTGGGCTTTCCCAGGGAAGGAGACAAAATACAAATTCATAGTTATAAGCATAATGGCTACATCCATAGAGTCTGGGAAGAATCAACTGTTTTAAAAGGGTCTCAGCATTGTATTATTGGTGGAAATGACCGAACAATTGTAACCGAATCGGACGGTAGAACCTGGGTGACAAGAGAGCCGGCAATATGCTATTTTCATGCCAGACATTGGTTTAATATTATTGGTATGCTAAGAGAAGATGGAGTATATTACTACTGTAATATTAGCTCACCATTTGTCTGGGATGACGAAGCTCTAAAATATATTGACTATGATCTTGATGTAAAAGTATACCCTGATATGACGTATACCATATTAGATGAAGATGAATATGAACTTCATAGCAAAATGATGAACTATCCTGAAGTAATTGATCTTATTTTAAGGAAGAATTTGGACACGCTGCTCCGATGGATTCGCCAAAAGAAAGGGCCCTTTGCACCTGAATTTATCGATGAGTGGTATGAACGCTATTTAACATACGTAAAATAA
- a CDS encoding ABC transporter ATP-binding protein — MGAVRRYMAFVKPYRLQIVGTIIIGVIKFSIPLLLPLLIKHVVDNIIGGTGSDAEKTKELLTIMGFMFVLFVVIRPPVEYYRQYFAQWTASKILYDIRDQLFTHLQKLSLRYYANTRAGEIISRVINDVEQTKNFVITGLMNVWLDIVTIIIAVGIMMSMNVKLTLVSIVLFPFYGLSVKYFYGKLRHLTRVRSQALAEVQGHLHERVQGMPVIRSFATEDFEQEQFAKENSNFLGKALDHTSWNAKTFAIVNTLTDIAPLIVITFAGYQVIQGQLTIGTMVAFIAYIEQLYNPLRRLINSSTTLTQAFASMDRVFEFIDVPYEVEDKPNAKKAEHVKGEIEFKNISFRYQEKESLIIENLSLRVNRGETVALVGMSGGGKSTLVSLLPRFYDVTEGQILLDNIDLRDYEAQSLREQIGMVLQDTFLFSNTVRENILIGKPDATEDEVIQAAKAANAHEFITKLPNGYDTRVGERGVKLSGGQKQRVSIARVFLKNPPILILDEATSALDLESEHLIQEALEKLAKNRTTFIVAHRLSTITHADKIVLIEDGKIVEQGTHHELMEREGHYYKLFQIQQLD, encoded by the coding sequence TTGGGGGCAGTTAGACGATATATGGCTTTTGTAAAGCCTTATCGCCTACAAATTGTAGGAACGATTATAATTGGTGTCATCAAGTTTTCGATTCCATTGCTATTGCCTTTGTTAATTAAGCATGTAGTGGATAATATTATTGGCGGCACCGGTTCAGATGCTGAAAAGACAAAAGAATTGTTGACCATTATGGGATTTATGTTTGTATTATTTGTGGTGATTCGTCCACCTGTGGAATATTACCGACAATATTTTGCACAGTGGACTGCAAGTAAAATTTTATATGATATTCGGGATCAATTATTTACCCATCTTCAAAAATTAAGCTTACGTTATTATGCAAATACACGGGCAGGTGAGATTATTTCTCGTGTGATCAATGATGTTGAGCAGACAAAGAACTTTGTTATCACAGGATTGATGAATGTATGGCTGGATATCGTTACGATCATAATTGCTGTAGGTATTATGATGTCGATGAATGTGAAGCTGACGTTGGTATCAATCGTTCTTTTTCCATTCTATGGATTGTCAGTGAAGTATTTTTACGGGAAATTAAGACATTTAACAAGAGTACGCTCTCAGGCTCTTGCTGAAGTACAGGGGCATTTGCATGAGCGAGTTCAGGGTATGCCTGTTATTCGCAGTTTTGCAACAGAAGACTTTGAACAAGAGCAATTTGCAAAGGAAAATTCAAATTTTCTTGGAAAAGCCCTTGATCATACAAGTTGGAATGCAAAAACCTTTGCAATTGTTAATACATTAACAGATATTGCGCCGCTTATTGTCATTACATTTGCGGGTTACCAGGTTATTCAAGGACAATTAACAATTGGGACAATGGTTGCCTTTATTGCCTATATTGAGCAGCTATACAATCCGCTTCGCAGACTCATTAATTCATCCACAACATTAACACAGGCTTTTGCGTCAATGGACCGTGTATTTGAATTTATTGATGTGCCATATGAAGTGGAGGATAAGCCAAATGCGAAAAAAGCGGAACATGTAAAAGGTGAAATTGAATTCAAAAACATTTCATTCCGCTACCAGGAAAAAGAGTCGCTTATAATTGAAAACCTTTCTTTGCGTGTAAATAGGGGAGAAACAGTTGCTCTTGTAGGAATGAGTGGCGGAGGAAAATCCACACTTGTCAGCTTATTGCCTCGCTTCTATGATGTAACAGAAGGTCAAATTCTATTAGATAATATAGACCTTCGTGATTATGAAGCGCAAAGTTTGAGAGAGCAAATTGGTATGGTCCTTCAAGATACGTTTTTGTTTAGTAATACGGTAAGAGAGAATATTCTGATTGGAAAGCCTGATGCAACAGAGGATGAAGTTATTCAAGCAGCCAAGGCAGCAAACGCTCATGAATTTATTACAAAATTACCAAATGGATATGACACAAGAGTTGGTGAAAGAGGTGTGAAGCTTTCAGGGGGGCAAAAGCAAAGGGTATCGATTGCAAGGGTATTTTTGAAAAACCCGCCAATCCTCATTCTGGATGAAGCTACATCAGCACTTGATTTAGAAAGTGAACACCTTATCCAAGAAGCGCTTGAAAAGCTTGCAAAAAATCGCACAACCTTTATTGTGGCTCATCGCCTTTCAACAATTACACACGCTGATAAAATTGTTCTAATTGAGGACGGAAAAATAGTTGAACAAGGCACACATCATGAATTGATGGAAAGAGAAGGTCATTACTATAAGCTGTTTCAAATTCAGCAGCTGGATTAA
- a CDS encoding FUSC family protein translates to MKLGARILKTGIAITLALFLAIALELPSVAFAGISAIFAIQPTIYRSYLSIIEQVQANVIGAALAITFGLIFGSNPIIIGLTAIIVIAINIKLKAESTIPVALVTVIAILESPGDDFVEIALIRFLTILLGVFAAFIVNLVFLPPKYETKLYNRIAENTEDIIKWTRVNIRHASEHNVLKDDIEKLKEKMIKLDQLYLNFKEERNYFKRESYAKSRKLVLFRQMIVTTNKALETLKKLHRLENDLNQMPEDFQRNLVTELDYLLYFHEESLLRFIGKTKTQPSTELAEEGKFNKEQLISVFMQFHEQHESDCFYSLLPLISSIIDYSEQLEHLDTLIYSFHHYHKEDNEIKLSEE, encoded by the coding sequence ATGAAACTAGGTGCACGCATCCTTAAAACAGGGATAGCCATTACACTAGCTTTATTTTTAGCAATAGCATTGGAATTGCCTTCTGTTGCTTTCGCAGGTATTTCAGCGATTTTTGCCATTCAACCAACGATTTACCGCTCTTATCTTTCTATTATTGAACAGGTTCAAGCAAATGTCATTGGTGCCGCTTTAGCAATTACCTTTGGATTAATCTTTGGCTCAAATCCGATTATCATTGGTCTCACAGCCATCATCGTCATTGCCATCAATATTAAACTCAAGGCTGAAAGCACAATTCCTGTTGCTCTCGTCACGGTTATTGCCATATTAGAAAGCCCTGGTGACGACTTTGTTGAAATTGCTCTGATTCGCTTTCTTACCATCCTACTCGGTGTATTTGCAGCCTTTATCGTCAATTTAGTGTTTCTACCGCCGAAATACGAAACAAAGCTTTACAACCGAATTGCCGAAAACACAGAAGATATTATTAAATGGACCAGAGTCAATATCCGTCATGCGTCTGAGCATAATGTTTTGAAAGATGATATTGAAAAATTAAAAGAAAAAATGATCAAGCTTGATCAGCTTTATTTAAATTTTAAAGAAGAACGAAATTACTTTAAGCGGGAAAGCTACGCAAAATCGAGAAAGCTTGTTCTTTTCCGACAAATGATTGTCACAACAAATAAAGCACTGGAAACATTAAAAAAATTACATCGCTTAGAAAATGATTTAAACCAAATGCCGGAAGATTTTCAAAGAAACCTTGTGACAGAGTTAGATTATCTTCTTTATTTCCATGAAGAATCTCTGCTTCGATTTATCGGAAAAACAAAGACTCAGCCATCTACAGAGCTGGCTGAAGAAGGTAAATTCAACAAAGAACAACTGATTTCAGTGTTTATGCAATTTCATGAACAACATGAATCTGATTGCTTCTATTCACTGTTGCCGCTCATTTCATCGATCATCGATTATAGTGAGCAACTAGAGCATTTAGATACTCTTATTTACAGCTTTCATCATTATCATAAAGAGGATAATGAGATTAAGTTATCTGAGGAATAG
- a CDS encoding glutamate-1-semialdehyde 2,1-aminomutase, protein MNFSKSQQLHEEALQHIVGGVNSPSRSYKAVGGGSPVVMERAKGAYFWDVDGNQYIDYLAAYGPIITGHAHPHITEAITKAAETGVLYGTPTPHEITFAKMVKEAMPAMDKVRFVNSGTEAVMTTIRVARAYTGRTKIIKFAGCYHGHSDLVLVAAGSGPSTLGTPDSAGVPKSIAQEVITVPFNEIEPLKDALKKWGDQVAAILVEPIVGNFGIVEPKPGFLEEVNEVVHQAGALVIYDEVITAFRFMYGGAQDLLGVYPDLTALGKIIGGGLPIGAYGGKKEIMEQVAPLGPAYQAGTMAGNPASILSGIACLEVLKQEGVYEKLDKLGEILEAGILQHARTYNIPITINRLKGALTIYFTNEKISNYEQAENTDGEMFAKFFKLMLNQGINLAPSKYEAWFLTTAHTEEDIQVTLKAVEQAFRQLL, encoded by the coding sequence ATGAATTTTTCAAAATCACAACAATTACACGAAGAAGCATTACAACATATTGTAGGTGGGGTAAACTCTCCTTCCCGTTCTTATAAAGCAGTTGGCGGCGGATCACCTGTCGTGATGGAAAGAGCAAAAGGAGCCTATTTCTGGGATGTTGACGGCAATCAATATATCGATTATTTGGCTGCATACGGACCGATTATTACAGGTCATGCTCACCCGCATATTACAGAGGCCATCACGAAGGCAGCTGAAACCGGAGTTCTTTACGGTACTCCAACTCCTCATGAAATAACATTCGCAAAAATGGTAAAAGAAGCGATGCCTGCGATGGATAAAGTTCGCTTCGTAAACTCCGGTACAGAGGCTGTCATGACAACGATCCGTGTAGCACGCGCCTACACAGGCCGAACGAAAATCATTAAATTTGCAGGCTGCTACCACGGCCATTCAGATCTTGTCTTAGTTGCAGCCGGATCCGGTCCTTCTACATTAGGAACTCCTGATTCTGCTGGTGTACCAAAAAGCATCGCCCAAGAAGTAATTACTGTCCCATTTAACGAAATCGAACCATTAAAAGATGCGTTAAAGAAATGGGGAGACCAAGTAGCTGCTATCCTTGTTGAACCAATCGTTGGAAACTTCGGAATCGTTGAGCCGAAGCCAGGTTTCTTAGAGGAAGTAAATGAAGTTGTTCATCAAGCAGGGGCATTAGTTATTTATGATGAAGTTATTACAGCGTTCCGTTTCATGTATGGAGGAGCTCAAGATCTGCTAGGTGTGTATCCTGACTTAACAGCACTAGGGAAAATCATCGGCGGCGGGCTTCCAATCGGCGCTTATGGTGGTAAAAAAGAAATTATGGAGCAAGTCGCACCATTAGGACCAGCTTATCAAGCTGGAACAATGGCCGGTAACCCTGCGTCTATTCTCTCCGGAATTGCTTGTCTTGAAGTGCTAAAGCAAGAAGGTGTTTATGAAAAGCTTGATAAATTAGGTGAAATTCTTGAAGCAGGAATATTACAGCACGCTCGTACATATAATATTCCGATCACGATCAACCGCCTTAAAGGTGCGTTAACTATCTATTTTACAAACGAAAAAATATCCAACTACGAACAAGCTGAAAACACAGACGGTGAGATGTTCGCAAAATTCTTTAAGCTCATGCTTAACCAGGGAATCAACCTCGCTCCTTCCAAATATGAAGCCTGGTTCTTAACAACAGCACATACTGAAGAAGATATTCAAGTCACATTGAAAGCTGTTGAACAGGCATTCCGTCAATTACTATAA
- a CDS encoding ABC transporter ATP-binding protein, which produces MTNIIEVKQLRKEFKSYSSRQGLKGAFRDLLNRQYKTIPAVNDVSFTVGQGEMVGYIGENGAGKSTSIKMLTGILTPTSGEVLVNGMNPHKEREQFVRSIGVVFGQRSQLWWDIAVQESFRLLKKVYKVSDKDYNEHMEHVISTLDIGPLLDKPVRKLSLGQRMRCELAAALIHNPPLLFLDEPTIGLDVLVKLKIRQFLKEMNEKYKTTILLTTHDLSDIEALCERVIMLDEGKVIYDGALAKLRSHWGEGKQIEFQFEQEVLEEQLSFLTQDLDVVWQKGDKLLTWNALVSDKEAQMSELIGRVVGTHQITDLSVKEISTEEVIRNIYEKGEVLSS; this is translated from the coding sequence ATGACAAACATCATTGAGGTAAAACAATTGCGCAAAGAATTTAAGTCATACTCGAGCAGACAAGGCTTAAAAGGTGCTTTTCGTGATTTATTAAATAGACAATACAAAACGATTCCTGCTGTGAATGACGTATCGTTTACTGTGGGTCAGGGGGAAATGGTTGGGTATATTGGTGAAAATGGAGCAGGGAAGTCAACATCAATTAAAATGCTAACAGGGATTTTAACGCCCACTTCAGGTGAAGTGTTAGTGAATGGCATGAATCCTCATAAAGAGCGTGAACAATTTGTCAGATCAATAGGCGTTGTTTTCGGCCAGCGTTCACAGCTATGGTGGGATATCGCGGTACAAGAGTCATTTCGTTTATTGAAAAAAGTATATAAAGTATCAGATAAAGATTATAACGAGCATATGGAGCATGTCATTTCAACGCTGGATATCGGTCCATTGCTAGATAAGCCTGTTAGAAAGCTGTCACTTGGACAAAGAATGAGATGTGAACTGGCTGCAGCACTTATTCACAATCCTCCACTACTATTTTTAGATGAACCGACGATCGGTCTTGATGTTCTTGTAAAGCTGAAAATCCGCCAATTCCTAAAAGAAATGAATGAAAAATATAAAACAACGATTCTGTTAACAACCCATGACCTTTCTGATATTGAAGCACTTTGTGAGCGGGTCATTATGCTTGATGAGGGCAAGGTTATCTATGATGGAGCATTAGCGAAGCTGCGTTCACATTGGGGTGAAGGAAAGCAAATAGAATTTCAATTTGAGCAGGAAGTGCTTGAAGAACAGCTTAGCTTCTTAACGCAGGATCTTGATGTTGTATGGCAAAAGGGAGATAAATTGCTTACTTGGAATGCTCTTGTAAGTGATAAGGAAGCACAAATGTCCGAACTTATTGGTCGAGTAGTAGGGACTCATCAAATTACTGATTTGAGCGTAAAAGAAATTTCTACTGAAGAAGTCATTCGTAATATTTATGAAAAAGGAGAGGTCCTTTCAAGCTGA
- a CDS encoding ABC transporter permease encodes MDKYIEMIRIRFLMMLAYRTNYYSGILIYSINIGAYYFLWTAIYGGKESIEGLSAVQMTTYIAVSWMARAFYFNNIDREIALEIKEGKVAVELIRPYNYLGMKTMQAFGEGIFRLVFFSIPGMVIVALVFPMEFSTNGLTWLLFASSLVFSFIINTQINLITGMLTFFLFNNDGLMRAKRVIIDLFSGLLLPISFYPGWAQDIMMYFPFQAISYIPSMIFTEGIKGNEVLQAILLQGFWAIVLLLPIQVIWVIAKKRMIIQGG; translated from the coding sequence ATGGATAAATATATTGAAATGATAAGAATCCGCTTTTTAATGATGCTTGCGTATCGAACGAATTATTACAGCGGAATTTTGATTTATAGCATTAATATAGGTGCCTATTATTTTTTATGGACAGCGATTTACGGCGGGAAAGAATCGATCGAAGGATTGTCGGCTGTTCAAATGACAACATATATAGCTGTCTCATGGATGGCGAGAGCTTTTTATTTTAACAATATTGATCGTGAAATTGCCCTTGAGATTAAAGAGGGGAAAGTGGCGGTTGAACTCATAAGACCTTATAACTACCTTGGAATGAAAACTATGCAGGCTTTTGGTGAAGGGATTTTTCGATTAGTATTTTTCTCGATTCCCGGGATGGTTATTGTCGCTCTTGTCTTTCCGATGGAGTTTTCTACGAATGGACTGACATGGCTCTTATTCGCAAGTTCACTTGTGTTTAGTTTTATCATCAATACTCAAATCAACTTAATTACCGGAATGCTCACATTCTTCTTGTTTAATAATGACGGACTAATGAGAGCAAAACGAGTGATTATTGATTTGTTTTCAGGGCTCCTTTTGCCAATTAGCTTTTACCCGGGGTGGGCTCAGGATATAATGATGTATTTTCCATTCCAGGCAATCAGCTATATTCCAAGTATGATTTTTACAGAAGGAATTAAAGGGAATGAAGTCCTGCAGGCCATTTTACTACAAGGCTTTTGGGCGATTGTGCTGCTCCTCCCGATTCAGGTTATATGGGTTATCGCAAAAAAACGAATGATCATTCAGGGAGGATGA
- a CDS encoding ABC transporter permease, with translation MFYFSMFTQYIGQYMKTRMQYRADMVVELLSDMLFQVTNLVFILVVFGHTQFLSGWTRDEIIFIYGFFLVPFAVFGAFFNIWDFNERYIVKGEMDRILTRPIHSLFQVILERMELESLFGAITGIIIMGYASVQLGLSFHWFDIIFFIIFVISGALVYAGIFISLASIGFWSDARTSLMPMMYNIGNYGRYPVDIYNSVIRFVLTWILPFAFVGVYPAAYFLNKEEWYVYSFLTPVMGIVFFTLSVFLWNQGVKRYRGAGN, from the coding sequence ATGTTTTATTTTTCAATGTTCACCCAATATATAGGACAATATATGAAAACAAGAATGCAATACAGAGCTGATATGGTTGTGGAATTGCTGTCAGATATGCTGTTTCAAGTAACAAATTTAGTCTTTATTCTTGTTGTGTTTGGTCATACTCAGTTTTTAAGTGGCTGGACTCGTGATGAAATTATTTTTATTTATGGCTTTTTCTTAGTTCCTTTTGCTGTATTTGGTGCGTTTTTTAACATTTGGGATTTTAATGAGCGGTATATCGTGAAAGGAGAAATGGACAGGATCTTGACTAGACCGATTCACAGTCTCTTTCAAGTGATTTTAGAACGAATGGAGCTTGAATCTTTGTTTGGGGCGATAACCGGGATCATTATTATGGGATATGCTTCGGTTCAACTCGGTTTAAGTTTTCATTGGTTTGATATTATCTTTTTTATCATTTTTGTCATAAGTGGGGCCCTTGTATATGCAGGGATTTTCATTTCATTAGCAAGCATCGGATTCTGGTCAGATGCCCGTACATCACTCATGCCAATGATGTATAATATCGGGAATTATGGTCGTTATCCAGTTGATATTTATAACTCGGTTATTCGGTTCGTTTTAACATGGATCCTGCCATTTGCATTTGTTGGTGTGTATCCGGCAGCTTATTTTCTTAATAAAGAAGAATGGTATGTGTATTCGTTTTTGACCCCTGTAATGGGAATTGTGTTCTTTACACTCTCTGTGTTTTTATGGAACCAAGGGGTAAAAAGGTATAGAGGTGCAGGGAATTAA
- a CDS encoding ion channel: MGLLFAICIVICIFMSFRYVVMVCFQKNFLSVDTIIMIMYLYVSLLLGFGVIYLICMQSSIPVLQEAGNITTGDYFDNLFTSLYFSAVTLFSLGYGDVVPVGIGRFLAVIESLIGYVLPAVFLARTVIGIDK, encoded by the coding sequence GTGGGCCTTCTGTTTGCTATATGTATTGTCATATGTATCTTTATGAGTTTTAGATATGTTGTGATGGTTTGCTTTCAAAAGAATTTTTTGTCAGTTGATACGATTATTATGATTATGTATCTATATGTTTCCCTGCTTTTGGGGTTTGGGGTCATTTATTTGATTTGTATGCAGAGCAGTATTCCAGTTTTGCAGGAAGCCGGAAACATCACAACCGGAGACTATTTTGATAACCTGTTTACATCTTTATACTTTAGTGCAGTGACATTGTTTTCCTTAGGGTATGGAGATGTTGTTCCAGTGGGAATCGGCAGATTTTTAGCTGTTATCGAATCATTAATTGGATATGTACTTCCAGCTGTTTTCTTAGCGAGAACCGTCATTGGCATTGATAAATAG
- the bcp gene encoding thioredoxin-dependent thiol peroxidase encodes MTIEIGNEVPAIELVADNGEKVSLTDYKGKYVVLYFYPKDMTPGCTTEACDFRDQHQSFADVNAVIVGVSPDPQDKHQKFKEKHDLPFQLLVDDEHQLAEAFDVWKLKKNFGKEYMGIERSTFIIDPDGKIIKEWRKVKVKDHVEEALNYIKEIQS; translated from the coding sequence ATGACAATTGAAATTGGCAATGAGGTACCTGCTATAGAATTGGTAGCAGACAATGGAGAAAAAGTGAGTTTAACTGATTATAAGGGGAAATATGTTGTTTTATATTTTTACCCAAAAGATATGACACCAGGCTGTACAACTGAAGCGTGTGATTTTCGAGACCAGCACCAAAGCTTTGCAGATGTAAATGCGGTTATCGTCGGGGTAAGTCCTGATCCTCAGGATAAACATCAAAAGTTTAAAGAAAAACATGACTTACCTTTTCAACTATTAGTTGATGACGAACATCAGTTAGCTGAAGCTTTTGACGTTTGGAAGCTAAAGAAAAACTTCGGAAAAGAATATATGGGAATTGAACGATCTACATTTATTATTGATCCTGACGGAAAAATCATCAAGGAGTGGAGAAAGGTAAAAGTAAAAGATCATGTTGAGGAAGCTCTGAATTACATAAAAGAAATTCAATCTTAA
- a CDS encoding aminopeptidase: MRDERIKKLAAVLLNHSVKVEKGEKVLIRGHLNAKPLITEIIDQTYAIGAYPYVEILDDEITLHLAKNYQKAQLETQAKWSMQIYQDVDAVIVIIGEENDAEMAEVPAEKHKLRGEIMKPVSEFYVNNRKWVLLNYPTKGLAQKAGMSTSAFEDYLFDVCTVDYDKMASAAEPLKELMEKTDRVRITGPGTDLQFSIKGIPVVPCTGEANVPDGEVFTAPIKDSVNGTISFNTPCPYHGMTFRDVKLTFENGKIVDAVSDQTEKLNEILDTDEGSRYIGEFALGFHPYIEEPIGDILFDEKICGSFHFTPGEAYEEANNGNKSAIHWDMVLIQRPEYGGGEIYFDDVLVRKDGQFVLPELTGLNQDNLK, from the coding sequence ATGAGAGATGAGAGAATAAAGAAACTGGCTGCGGTTTTATTGAATCACTCTGTGAAAGTGGAAAAAGGGGAAAAAGTGTTAATTAGAGGTCATTTAAATGCAAAACCTCTTATAACGGAAATTATCGATCAAACGTATGCAATAGGAGCATATCCTTATGTGGAAATACTCGATGATGAGATTACGCTCCATTTGGCTAAAAACTATCAAAAAGCTCAACTGGAAACACAAGCAAAATGGTCAATGCAAATCTATCAAGATGTAGATGCTGTTATCGTTATTATAGGGGAAGAAAATGATGCGGAGATGGCAGAGGTTCCTGCAGAAAAGCATAAGCTCCGTGGAGAAATCATGAAGCCTGTTTCAGAATTCTATGTAAATAATCGTAAGTGGGTGCTGTTGAATTATCCAACGAAGGGCTTGGCACAGAAAGCGGGAATGAGTACAAGTGCATTTGAAGATTATCTATTCGATGTATGTACAGTAGATTATGACAAAATGGCAAGTGCTGCTGAACCGTTAAAGGAATTGATGGAAAAAACAGATCGTGTCAGAATTACAGGACCTGGTACAGATCTGCAGTTTTCCATTAAAGGCATTCCAGTAGTTCCTTGTACAGGTGAAGCGAATGTGCCAGATGGAGAAGTTTTTACGGCCCCAATCAAAGATTCAGTAAATGGAACTATTTCATTCAATACACCATGTCCATATCACGGAATGACGTTCCGCGATGTAAAGCTCACGTTCGAAAATGGCAAAATTGTTGATGCTGTTTCCGATCAAACGGAAAAACTGAACGAAATCCTTGATACTGATGAGGGATCAAGATATATAGGGGAATTTGCATTAGGGTTCCATCCTTATATTGAAGAACCGATTGGTGATATTTTGTTTGATGAAAAGATTTGCGGAAGCTTTCATTTTACACCTGGAGAGGCATATGAAGAAGCAAATAATGGAAACAAATCGGCGATTCATTGGGATATGGTATTAATTCAAAGACCTGAGTATGGTGGAGGAGAAATTTATTTTGACGATGTTCTTGTCCGAAAAGATGGTCAATTTGTTCTTCCAGAGTTAACAGGTTTGAATCAAGATAATCTAAAGTAA